One genomic region from Amaranthus tricolor cultivar Red isolate AtriRed21 chromosome 12, ASM2621246v1, whole genome shotgun sequence encodes:
- the LOC130828103 gene encoding GATA transcription factor 16-like isoform X2 yields MNEGKKYCADCKTTKTPLWRSGPYGPRSLCNACGIRYRKRKMAEDKEPSSGIRRRDDYNDDNQMNESMKIRCSSYTDYSSSSSSCSPLKKQRSNNGNIISRNLGEVEQAAVLLMSMACDSIFA; encoded by the exons ATGAATGAGGGGAAGAAGTATTGCGCTGATTGCAAGACCACAAAAACTCCTTTATGGAGGAGTGGTCCTTATGGTCCCAGG TCACTGTGTAATGCTTGTGGAATCAGAtacagaaaaagaaagatggcagaAGACAAGGAACCCAGTTCAGGAATCAGGAGGAGAGATGATTATAATGATGATAATCAAATGAATGAATCAATGAAGATAAGATGTAGTAGTTACACTGattattcatcttcttcttcgtcTTGTTCACCATTGAAGAAACAGAGGAGTAATAATGGAAATATTATTAGTAGAAATTTGGGGGAGGTGGAGCAAGCTGCTGTGTTGCTTATGTCTATGGCTTGTGATTCTATTTTTGCTTAA